The proteins below are encoded in one region of Silene latifolia isolate original U9 population chromosome 2, ASM4854445v1, whole genome shotgun sequence:
- the LOC141642809 gene encoding uncharacterized protein LOC141642809 has translation MGKISLNKVLVSCKVLIGIFLVYTLVFVQAKALNFEGQCLLEIKNKLVDKFNNLGNWNPGDLNPCGWTGVTCRNDTINPVNPVVQSLVLSRMNLSGSLSSSIGGLLHLIDFDLSFNGLSQTIPKDVGNCTNLQSFALNNNNIQGNIPKELGNLSSLTYFNICNNKMSGSLPEELGNLSSLSDFVAYTNGFTGTLPRSIGKLKNLKTFRVGQNLISGSIPSEIGDCLKLELFGLAQNQLTGSLPKELGMLTNLTQLILWDNQLSGVIPRELGNCTNLQILALYQNNLVGGIPMEIMNIKFLTNLYLYRNALNGTIPKEIGNLSLGIEIDFSENSLTGEIPKEMGLIKGLQLLYLFENQLTGVIPEELTRLQNLSRVDLSINSLTGTIPVEFQYLPDLSMLQLYNNSLGGTIPPKLGQHSRLWILDISSNNLTGRLPVNLCQNSNLTFLNVASNNLVGNIPPGIITCAPLVQLRLAANHFTGSFPSDICKLVNLTSIDLSLNDFSGPIPSEIGNCKALQRLLISHNHFTSTLPSQLGELKQLVAFNVSANLFTGEIPFNIFKCSLLQRLDLSENSISGTLPDEIGSLSHLELLKLSDNKLAGSIPGVLGNLSHLTELQMGGNLFSGGIPSELGKLSSLQIALNLSYNNLAGLIPSELGNLNLLEYLYLNNNHLSGQIPSSFQSLSSLLGCNFSYNDLKGPIPTLPAFQGASVTSFTGNKGLCGGPLGVCNDLESGLPLPKNSKGGYRLGRIVAIICTVIGGVSLFFIGVLIHLLRRPVKIVTPLQDKLSNERESDIYLYPKEGFTFDDLIIATNDFNDRFVIGRGACGTVYRAVMSTGRTFAVKKLTSNREDDSIEESFRTEISTLGKIRHRNIVKLHGFYFHEGSNFLLYGFMSRGSLGEILHGQSCNLDWQMRFLIAFGAAQGLSYLHHDCKPRIVHRDIKSNNILLDENFEAHVGDFGLAKVVDMPQSKSVSAIAGSYGYIAPEYAYSMKVTEKCDIYSYGVVMLELLTGKTPVQPLDQGGDLVTWVRNYIKKNSISRGIFDTRLNLEDESIVTQMTMVLKIALLCTTMSPYERPSMRTVVSMLIDSNAQEGHYNLFPTRSYQDEPVK, from the exons ATGGGTAAAATTAGTTTGAATAAAGTTTTAGTATCATGTAAGGTGTTGATAGGAATATTTCTTGTATATACCCTTGTCTTTGTGCAAGCAAAAGCTCTCAACTTTGAGGGTCAATGCCTTTTAGAAATAAAAAATAAACTTGTGGATAAATTCAATAATTTGGGTAATTGGAATCCTGGGGACCTTAATCCTTGTGGATGGACTGGTGTAACCTGCAGGAATGATACCATAAACCCGGTAAACCCGGTTGTTCAATCTCTAGTTTTGAGTAGAATGAATCTTTCAGGATCTCTTTCTTCTAGTATTGGTGGATTGCTTCACTTGATTGACTTTGATCTATCCTTTAATGGGTTGTCACAAACTATCCCAAAAGATGTTGGAAACTGCACCAATCTGCAAAGTTTTGCTCTTAATAACAATAACATTCAAGGTAACATCCCTAAAGAGTTGGGCAATCTCTCATCTTTGACTTATTTTAATATATGCAACAATAAGATGTCTGGTTCTCTTCCTGAGGAGCTTGGAAATCTTTCTTCCTTGTCGGATTTTGTGGCGTATACCAATGGTTTTACCGGCACTTTGCCTCGTTCCATTGGGAAGTTAAAGAACCTGAAAACTTTCAGAGTAGGGCAGAATCTGATTTCAGGTAGTATACCGTCAGAAATAGGTGATTGTCTTAAATTGGAGTTGTTTGGTCTTGCTCAAAATCAGTTAACTGGAAGCCTTCCTAAAGAGCTTGGTATGTTGACTAATTTGACACAGTTGATTCTGTGGGATAACCAGCTTTCTGGGGTTATTCCTAGGGAGCTTGGAAACTGCACAAACCTGCAAATTCTCGCGTTATATCAGAATAATCTTGTGGGTGGAATTCCCATGGAGATTATGAACATCAAGTTTCTTACTAATTTGTATCTCTACAGAAATGCTTTGAATGGAACAATTCCTAAAGAGATTGGGAATCTTTCTCTTGGAATTGAGATTGACTTTTCGGAAAATTCATTGACTGGTGAAATTCCTAAAGAGATGGGTCTAATTAAAGGGTTGCAATTGCTATATCTTTTCGAAAATCAGCTGACCGGTGTTATTCCAGAGGAGTTGACGAGGTTGCAGAATTTGTCTAGAGTTGACCTCTCTATAAATAGTCTTACTGGTACAATTCCTGTTGAGTTTCAGTATTTGCCTGATCTATCAATGTTGCAGCTCTACAACAACTCTCTTGGCGGCACAATCCCGCCAAAACTCGGCCAACATAGTCGGCTTTGGATTCTCGACATCTCTTCAAACAACCTTACAGGAAGACTTCCCGTCAACCTTTGTCAAAACTCCAACCTAACTTTCTTAAATGTGGCTTCAAACAACCTTGTTGGAAATATCCCGCCTGGCATCATCACCTGCGCGCCACTTGTACAGCTTCGATTAGCTGCAAATCATTTCACAGGAAGTTTTCCTTCCGATATTTGCAAATTGGTCAACCTTACCTCCATTGACTTGAGCCTTAATGATTTCAGTGGACCGATCCCTTCTGAGATCGGCAACTGTAAGGCTCTACAAAGGCTTCTCATCTCACACAACCATTTCACTTCAACTTTGCCTTCTCAATTGGGTGAACTTAAACAGCTGGTTGCCTTTAATGTCTCTGCTAACTTATTTACTGGAGAAATCCCATTTAATATCTTCAAATGCAGCTTATTACAGCGCCTTGATCTCAGCGAAAACAGCATTTCAGGCACTTTACCTGATGAAATAGGATCCCTGTCTCACTTAGAACTTCTCAAGCTTTCTGACAACAAACTGGCAGGAAGCATTCCTGGAGTATTAGGGAACTTATCTCATTTGACAGAGTTGCAAATGGGTGGAAACTTGTTTTCAGGAGGAATTCCATCAGAATTAGGCAAACTATCAAGCCTGCAAATTGCTTTAAACCTCAGTTATAACAATCTCGCGGGGCTCATTCCTTCGGAGCTTGGAAACCTTAATTTACTTGAGTATCTTTATCTCAATAATAACCATTTGTCTGGCCAAATTCCTAGCTCATTTCAATCCCTATCAAGTTTACTAGGGTGCAATTTTTCTTACAATGACCTCAAAGGTCCTATACCTACCCTACCAGCCTTTCAGGGTGCTTCTGTGACAAGTTTTACCGGAAACAAGGGTCTTTGTGGTGGGCCCCTTGGTGTTTGCAACGATCTAGAGTCTGGTCTACCGCTGCCCAAGAATTCTAAGGGAGGATATCGTCTTGGTAGGATTGTTGCCATAATTTGTACAGTTATAGGTGGTGTTTCTCTTTTTTTCATTGGGGTGCTTATACATTTACTGAGGCGGCCAGTAAAAATCGTTACTCCCTTGCAAGATAAATTGTCGAATGAACGAGAGTCAGATATTTATTTGTACCCAAAAGAAGGATTTACTTTCGATGATCTAATTATAGCTACCAATGATTTTAATGACCGATTTGTGATTGGTAGAGGAGCTTGTGGCACAGTGTACAGAGCGGTAATGTCCACTGGAAGAACTTTTGCTGTTAAGAAGCTGACCTCTAACCGAGAGGATGACagcattgaggaaagtttcaggactGAAATTTCGACCCTTGGAAAAATTAGGCACCGGAATATAGTCAAGTTGCACGGGTTTTACTTCCACGAGGGTTCTAATTTCTTGCTATATGGGTTCATGTCAAGGGGAAGTCTTGGAGAGATCCTTCATGGGCAATCCTGTAATCTCGACTGGCAAATGAGGTTTTTGATTGCCTTTGGAGCTGCTCAGGGTCTCTCTTATTTGCACCATGATTGCAAGCCTCGGATTGTTCACCGTGATATCAAATCTAACAACATACTTTTAGATGAAAATTTTGAGGCTCATGTTGGCGATTTTGGGTTAGCAAAGGTGGTTGATATGCCACAGTCTAAGTCAGTTTCTGCAATTGCTGGATCTTATGGCTACATTGCTCCTG AGTATGCATATAGCATGAAAGTCACAGAAAAATGCGACATATACAGCTACGGCGTGGTGATGCTGGAGCTACTAACAGGAAAGACGCCAGTCCAACCATTAGACCAAGGAGGGGATCTTGTTACTTGGGTGAGAAACTACATTAAAAAGAACTCGATTTCTCGTGGAATATTCGATACTAGGTTAAACTTAGAAGATGAAAGCATTGTTACTCAGATGACCATGGTTTTAAAGATTGCGTTATTGTGTACTACTATGTCTCCGTATGAGCGCCCTTCAATGAGAACTGTTGTGTCCATGCTCATTGATTCTAATGCCCAGGAAGGTCACTATAATCTCTTTCCAACTCGAAGCTATCAAGATGAACCCGtaaagtag